A part of Dreissena polymorpha isolate Duluth1 chromosome 13, UMN_Dpol_1.0, whole genome shotgun sequence genomic DNA contains:
- the LOC127855503 gene encoding CCR4-NOT transcription complex subunit 9-like, with protein MISEMNSNQQRMMNPGQAPPTSSSAGGPSIMAGASMSQAEREKVYQWISELTSPETRENALQELSKKREVVPELAPMLWHSFGTIAALLQEIVNMYPAINPPHLTAHQSNRVCNALALLQCVASHQETRSAFLAANLPLFLYPFLHTYTKTRPFEYLRLTSLGVIGALVKSDEQEVIDFLLTTEIIPLCLRIMEYGSELSKTVATFILQKILLDETGLSYICQTYERFSHVAMILGKMVLHLTREPSARLLKHVVRCYLRLSDNPRAREALRQCLPDQLKDISFVNHLTDENSTKRWFAQLQQNLETPGVPDPRNPGMPLHQQ; from the exons ATGATAAGTGAAATGAATTCAAATCag CAAAGAATGATGAATCCCGGGCAAGCCCCACCCACCTCAAGTTCGGCAGGGGGACCCAGCATAATGGCAGGAGCGTCGATGTCGCAGGCTGAGCGAGAGAAGGTCTATCAGTGGATAAGTGAGCTCACTAGTCCTGAAACCAGGGAGAATGCACTGCAGGAACTAAg CAAGAAGCGTGAAGTCGTGCCTGAACTGGCCCCCATGCTGTGGCACAGTTTCGGAACAATTGCAGCACTGTTGCAAGAAATTGTCAATATGTATCCGGCCATTAATCCTCCTCATCTAACG GCCCACCAGTCTAACCGAGTGTGCAATGCCCTGGCTCTACTACAGTGTGTGGCATCACATCAAGAGACCAGATCAGCCTTCCTAGCAG CCAACCTGCCCCTGTTCCTGTATCCATTCTTGCACACCTACACAAAGACGAGGCCCTTTGAGTACCTCCGCCTCACCAGCCTTGGGGTGATAGGAGCGTTAGTCAAA TCTGATGAACAAGAAGTGATAGACTTCCTGCTCACAACTGAGATTATCCCCCTTTGTCTTCGAATCATGGAGTATGGGAGCGAACTCTCAAAAACT GTAGCCACATTCATCCTTCAAAAGATTCTTCTGGATGAAACTGGGCTGTCCTACATATGCCAGACTTATGAGAGATTCTCACACGTGGCCATGATACTG GGTAAAATGGTGCTACATTTAACAAGAGAGCCTTCCGCTCGACTCTTGAAGCATGTTGTCAGATGTTACCTGCGTCTATCAGACAATCCAAG GGCAAGAGAGGCTCTCCGGCAGTGCCTTCCAGACCAGCTCAAGGACATCTCGTTCGTGAACCACCTGACTGACGAGAACTCAACCAAGCGTTGGTTCGCTCAGCTGCAGCAGAATTTGGAGACACCCGGTGTGCCTGATCCCAGAAATCCAGGCATGCCTCTGCATCAGCAGTGA